One Centroberyx gerrardi isolate f3 chromosome 6, fCenGer3.hap1.cur.20231027, whole genome shotgun sequence genomic region harbors:
- the LOC139910080 gene encoding period circadian protein homolog 2-like gives MSEDSNPKCYLYSTMDGCNRDRERVGFQVEEEEGSPCGSISQLHRMASGYNEGCGRQDGAELEPELGLASEGSDSSHEHPASLGSPHDDRKRPRPQLHEDVEMGGSSGSGTESHGNESHGNESHGNESVGSSSGNGKDSAIMESSGSNKSSNSHSPSPPSSSNAFSLMSSEQDNPSTSGCSSEQSAKAKTQKELFKTLKELKMHLPSEKRSKGKSSTLNTLKYALRCVKQVKANEEYYQMLMINDSQPPGLDVSSYTIEEINSITSEYTLKNTDIFAVAVSLNTGKIVYISDQAASILNCKREVFNNAKFVEFLTPQDVSVFYSFTTPYRLPSWSMCTGAESSPTECMQEKSFFCRISGGKERDGNLQYYPFRMTPYLMKVQDAELAEEQFCCLLLAERVHSGYEAPRIPSDKRIFTTTHTPNCVFQDVDERAVPLLGYLPQDLIGTPLLLNLHPSDRPFMLAIHRKILQYAGQPFDHSSIRFCAKNGEYITIDTSWSSFVNPWSRKVSFVIGRHKVRMGPVNEDVFAAPAFHGGKIMDSDIQEISEQIHRLLLQPVHNMGSSGYGSHGSNGSHEQLVSVGSSSESNGNAAVTGNAAEETGKAKPPRTFQEICKGVHMLKNQDSQVYLRSPLSSPSPSKPEQKKSVTDTVAALKSAVVRLKDLAPPLQAKDSTAASMEDLTCKDQTVYSYQQISCLDSVIRYLESCNVPITVKRKYQFSSNTTSSNSDEDKKGSENGMQGPQDTNTDSLMLDTQPGLSNMKAPKKPPSGAAAVVGGPLAPLTLPSKAESVVSITSQCSYSSTIVHVGDKKPQPESEIIEDVAESPAPPALPISVVSPPSQEKEAYKRLGLTKQVLAAHTQKEEQAFLTRCRELRNARTFQKDCSTYLHKQRGPANAEDASRLRSASKPGAARPEPTAKKGSRNRKSKKPRMKRPESSDSAVSNRKPRPPLQGLNQTSWSPSEASQSAFNVSYPAMVPAYPLSVYPTAPTAPAQAPRPDPSLSAGYGEGQSSQAPPAAAPYAAPIVTPVVALVLPNYLFPQIGQLGQMPQMGAAPRPTFFPEQTQTQPAYAAQQPFQAAQPAYSIQTQPPYTGQQPFSTQPAFTPQQPFQAPQTAYTTQQSFQTQPAYTTQQPFQAPQTAYTTQQPFQTPQTAYATQQPFTAQPSFPVQTQFVAQAPYAAQPFPYSLAHESSKAPAMEPREGGASRSSTPASGGQEPATSPPLFESRCSSPLQLNLLSMEEGQRSLERQDSTAPPAGAQGSCTAGAAAGEKSGATGKTENHHQMESPGDGAHSDGNSSSSDLLDILLQEDSHSGTGSATSGSMGSGSRSGSGSGSNGCGTSASGASGSRTGSSNTSKYFGSIDSLEHDTKANAKTVTRAKGGSEAGQSQGQGSAQGEGEHFIKYVLQEPLWLLMANADDKVMMTYQMPSRDIQKVLREDKERLRQMQKSQPRFSSDQRRELVEEHPWMRRGGLPSAINVKECVYCEDAAAPVEEDLPNMEMTDLGEEASKEDQNPRSQSEEPQPQPDSGS, from the exons ATGTCTGAAGACAGCAATCCAAAGTGCTACCTGTACTCTACTATGGACGGGTGCAACCGGGACCGGGAGAGGGTCGGTTTccaggtggaggaagaggagggctcTCCCTGTGGCTCCATTAGTCAACTGCACCGCATGGCCAGCGGTTACAACGAGGGATGCGGCAGGCAGGACGGTGCCGAGCTAGAGCCTGAGCTAGGATTGGCCTCCGAGGGGAGCGACAGTAGCCACGAGCACCCGGCCTCGCTGGGCTCCCCCCACGATGATAGGAAGCGCCCACGCCCACAGCTACACGAGGATGTAGAGATGGGCGGCTCCAGTGGGAGCGGGACAGAATCTCATGGTAACGAGTCCCATGGCAATGAGTCCCACGGCAACGAATCTGTGGGCAGCTCCAGCGGTAATGGCAAGGATTCTGCCATCATGGAATCATCAGGGAGCAACAAGAG CTCGAACTCTCACAGCCCCTCGCCGCCAAGCAGCTCCAACGCCTTCAGTCTGATGAGCTCCGAGCAGGACAACCCTTCAACCAGTGGCTGCAG TAGCGAACAGTCGGCCAAAGCTAAGACACAGAAGGAGCTCTTCAAGACCCTCAAGGAGCTGAAGATGCACTTGCCGTCGGAAAAGAGGAGCAAGGGCAAGTCCAGCACTCTGAACACCCTCAAATATGCCCTGCGGTGTGTCAAACAGGTGAAAG CCAATGAGGAGTACTACCAGATGCTGATGATAAATGACAGCCAGCCACCAGGTCTTGACGTGTCATCCTACACCATCGAGGAAATCAACAGCATCACCTCCGAATACACCCTCAAAAACACT GATATATTTGCTGTGGCCGTCTCGCTCAACACGGGGAAGATTGTCTACATCTCGGACCAGGCGGCGTCCATCTTGAACTGCAAGCGGGAAGTGTTTAACAATGCCAAGTTTGTGGAGTTCCTGACGCCTCAAGACGTCAGCGTGTTCTACAGCTTCACCACGCCCTACCGCCTGCCATCATGGAGCATGTGCACAGGAGCAG AGTCCTCTCCCACGGAGTGCATGCAGGAGAAGTCCTTCTTTTGCCGCATCAG tgGAGGTAAGGAGCGTGACGGGAATCTCCAGTACTATCCTTTCCGTATGACTCCCTACCTGATGAAGGTCCAGGATGCTGAGCTGGCTGAGGAACAGTTCTGCTGCCTTCTGCTGGCTGAGAGGGTGCACTCTGGATATGAAG cGCCCAGGATCCCCTCTGACAAGCGTATCttcaccaccacacacacacctaactgtgttttccaggatgTGGATGAGAG GGCTGTTCCTCTGTTGGGCTACCTCCCCCAGGATCTGATCGGGACCCCCTTGTTGCTCAACCTGCACCCAAGTGACCGACCCTTCATGCTGGCCATACATCGCAAGA TTCTGCAGTACGCCGGCCAGCCATTTGACCACTCGTCAATCCGTTTCTGCGCGAAGAATGGCGAGTACATCACCATCGACACCAGCTGGTCCAGCTTTGTCAACCCCTGGAGCCGCAAGGTCTCCTTCGTCATCGGCAGGCACAAAGTCCGCAT ggGTCCTGTGAATGAAGATGTTTTTGCGGCCCCAGCTTTCCATGGCGGGAAGATCATGGATTCAGACATCCAGGAAATCAGTGAGCAGATCCACAGGCTGCTACTGCAG CCGGTCCACAACATGGGCTCCAGCGGTTACGGCAGCCATGGCAGCAACGGTTCCCATGAGCAGCTGGTGAGCGTCGGCTCGTCCAGCGAGAGCAACGGGAACGCCGCCGTCACCGGGAACGCAGCGGAGGAGACGGGCAAGGCCAAGCCCCCCAGGACGTTCCAGGAGATCTGCAAGGGAGTCCACATGCTGAAGAACCAGGACTCCCAGGTCTACCTGCGCTCCCCTTTGTCCTCACCCTCTCCATCCAAACCGGAGCAAAAGAAGAGCGTCACTGACA cagtaGCAGCCCTGAAGAGTGCAGTGGTGCGTCTGAAGGACTTGGCGCCCCCTCTGCAGGCCAAAGACAGTACTGCAGCTAGCATGGAGGACCTGACCTGTAAAGACCAGACTGTCTACTCTTACCAGCAGATCAGCTGCCTCGACAGTGTcatcag gTACTTGGAGAGTTGTAACGTCCCCATCACGGTGAAGAGGAAGTACCAGTTCTCCTCTAACACCACCTCCTCCAACTCAGATGAGGACAAGAAAGGCTCAGAGAACGGCATGCAAGGGCCTCAGGATACAAACACAG ACTCTTTGATGCTAGACACCCAGCCAGGCCTGTCAAACATGAAAGCCCCTAAGAAGCCTCCGTCTGGGGCCGCCGCCGTGGTGGGAGGCCCCCTGGCACCGCTCACCTTGCCCAGCAAGGCTGAGAGCGTGGTGTCCATCACCTCACAGTGCAGTTACAGCAGCACCATAGTCCATGTAGGAGACAAGAAGCCTCAGCCAGAGTCTG AGATTATTGAGGATGTGGCAGAGAGCCCGGCACCCCCGGCGCTGCCAATCAGTGTGGTGTCTCCGCCCAGCCAGGAGAAGGAGGCCTATAAGAGGCTGGGCCTTACCAAGCAGGTGCTGGCTGCACACACCCAGAAGGAGGAGCAAGCCTTCCTCACCCGCTGCCGGGAGCTCCGCAACGCCCGGACCTTCCAGAAGGACTGTTCCACGTATCTGCACAAGCAGAGAGGTCCAGCCAATGCTGAAG ATGCATCTAGACTCCGAAGTGCATCCAAACCGGGTGCCGCCCGTCCTGAGCCCACCGCCAAGAAGGGCAGCCGTAATAGGAAGTCCAAGAAGCCCCGCATGAAGCGCCCCGAGTCGTCAGACAGCGCCGTGTCCAACCGCAAACCCCGCCCTCCGCTCCAGGGCCTCAACCAAACCTCCTGGTCCCCGTCGGAAGCCTCCCAATCGGCTTTCAATGTCTCCTACCCGGCCATGGTGCCGGCCTACCCGCTCTCCGTCTACCCCACTGCCCCCACTGCCCCAGCCCAGGCCCCCCGCCCCGACCCCTCCCTCTCCGCGGGCTATGGGGAGGGTCAGAGCAGCCAAGCCCCGCCTGCTGCCGCTCCGTACGCCGCCCCTATTGTTACACCCGTGGTGGCTTTGGTGCTGCCCAATTACCTCTTCCCCCAAATAGGCCAGTTAGGCCAAATGCCCCAGATGGGGGCCGCTCCCAGACCAACTTTCTTCCCTGAGCAGACCCAGACACAACCCGCCTACGCCGCCCAGCAGCCCTTCCAAGCCGCACAGCCGGCCTACTCCATCCAAACACAACCACCCTACACCGGCCAACAGCCCTTCTCCACCCAGCCTGCCTTTACTCCCCAGCAGCCATTCCAAGCCCCCCAGACGGCCTACACTACCCAGCAGTCCTTCCAGACGCAGCCTGCCTACACTACCCAGCAGCCTTTCCAAGCCCCCCAGACCGCCTACACTACCCAGCAGCCTTTCCAAACCCCCCAGACCGCCTACGCTACCCAGCAGCCCTTCACGGCCCAGCCTTCTTTCCCAGTCCAGACTCAGTTCGTGGCCCAAGCCCCCTATGCGGCCCAGCCCTTCCCCTACAGCCTGGCCCACGAGTCGTCCAAAGCTCCGGCCATGGAACCCCGAGAGGGGGGCGCGTCTCGCTCCTCCACCCCGGCCTCCGGGGGACAGGAGCCCGCCACATCGCCGCCGCTGTTTGAGTCGCGGTGCAGCTCGCCCCTGCAACTCAACCTGCTGAGCATGGAGGAGGGGCAGCGCTCCCTGGAGCGACAAGACAGCACAGCGCCCCCAGCTGGAGCCCAGGGCAGCTgcacagcaggagcagcagcaggggagAAGAGTGGAGCGACTGGCAAGACTGAAAACCACCACCAG ATGGAGTCTCCAGGGGACGGAGCACACAGCGACGGCAACTCCTCGTCCAGCGACCTGCTGGACATCCTGCTGCAGGAGGACTCCCACTCCGGCACCGGCTCGGCCACCTCCGGCTCCATGGGCTCCGGCTCCCGTTCCGGCTCCGGCTCGGGATCCAACGGCTGCGGCACGTCGGCTAGCGGAGCCTCCGGCAGCAGAACAG GGAGCAGCAACACCAGCAAGTACTTTGGCAGCATTGACTCCCTGGAACACGACACCAAGGCCAACGCCAAAACCGTGACTCGGGCCAAAGGAGGCTCTGAGGCCGGCCAGTCGCAGGGCCAGGGCTCGGCTCAGGGGGAGGGAGAACATTTCATCAAGTACGTCCTCCAGGAACCGCTCTGGCTGCTGATGGCCAACGCTGACGACAAGGTCATGATGACCTATCAGATGCCGTCCAG GGACATACAGAAGGTCCTTCGGGAGGACAAGGAGAGGCTGAGGCAGATGCAGAAGAGCCAGCCTCGCTTCTCGTCAGATCAGCGCCGAGAGCTGGTGGAGGAGCACCCCTGGATGAGGAGGGGAGGCCTGCCTTCTGCTATCAATGTTAAG GAGTGTGTATACTGCGAGGACGCTGCAGCCCCCGTCGAGGAGGACCTGCCCAACATGGAAATGACCGACCTGGGAGAAGAAGCGAGCAAAGAGGACCAGAACCCCCGGAGCCAATCAGAAGAGCCCCAGCCTCAGCCCGACTCTGGCTCTTGA